In one Drosophila pseudoobscura strain MV-25-SWS-2005 chromosome X, UCI_Dpse_MV25, whole genome shotgun sequence genomic region, the following are encoded:
- the LOC117184836 gene encoding serine-rich adhesin for platelets-like isoform X14 yields MQLIVFIRLLLVVAAVVASSQPQSYYCKRYEAAVQSSQHWCEKQIGIFPAYFLCLFSCNKRHQLSVFDCHFRIKEKNSYPLCNDLYCSAVSMPLPPQPTTTTPPPPTAPTAYTTSIWPSTVSTQQSTEGVSDSLATGNGTTNATISSTPLATSDDSTSGESTSKAPATTVSTSQTQKDVFTDEAKDEPSDTSTVSRIDSTEYNTSDALSDAATDESTDTSTVSRIDSTEYTTSDALSDAATDESTDTSTVSRIDSTEYTTSDALSDAATDESTDTSTVSRIDSTEYTTSDALTDAATDESTDTSTVSRIDSTEYTTSDALTDAATDESTDTSTVSRIDSTEYTTSDALSDAATDESTDTSTVSRIDSTEYTTSDTLSDAATDESTDTSTVSRIDSTEYTTSDALSDAATDEPSDTSTVSRIDSTEYTTSDALTDAATDESTDTSTVSRIDSTEYTTSDALSDAATDEPSDTSTVSRIDSTEYTTSDAATDESTDTSTVSRIDSTEYTTSDALSDAATDESTDTSTVSRIDSTEYTTSDALTDAATDESTDTSTVSRIDSTEYTTSDALSDAATDESTDTSTVSRIDSTEQSTSDASTTDTATDEPSDRSTVSRIDSTEYNTSDAPTDAATDEPSDTSTVSRIDSTEYNTSDALTDAATDESTDTSTVSRIDSTEQSTSDASTTDTATDEPSDRSTVSRIDSTEYNTSDAPTDAATDEPSDTSTVSRIDSTEYNTSDALTDAATDESTDTSTVSRIDSTEYTTSDALTDAATDEPSDTSTVSRIDSTEYTTSDALSDAATDESTDTSTVSRIDSTEYTTSDALTDAATDEPSDTSTVSRIDSTEQSTSDASTTDTATDEPSDRSTVSRIDSTEYNTSDAPTDAATDEPSDTSTVSRIDSTEYNTSDALTDAATDESTDTSTVSRIDSTEQSTSDAATTDTATDEPTDTSTVSRIDSTEYTTSDALTDAATDEPSDASTVSRIDSTEQSTSDAATTDTATDEPTDTSTVSRIDSTEYNTSDALTDTASDETTDTSTVSRIDSTEYNTSDALTDAATDESTDTSTVSRIDSTEQSTSDAATTDTATDEPTDTSTVSRIDSTEYNTSDALTDTASDETTDTSTVSRIDSTEQSTSDAATTDTATDEPTDTSTVSRIDSTEYNTSDALTDTASDETTDTSTVSRIDSTEYNTSDALTDAATDESTDTSTVSRIDSTEQSTSDAATTDTATDEPTDTSTVSRIDSTEYNTSDALTDTASDETTDTSTVSRIDSTEYNTSDALTDAATDTSTVSRIDSTEQSTSDAATTDTATDEPTDTSTVSRIDSTEYNTSDALTDTASDETTDTSTVSRIDSTEYNTSDALTDAATDESTDTSTVSRIDSTEQSTSDAATTDTATDEPTDTSTVSRIDSTEYTTSDAATTDTATDEPSDASTVSRIDST; encoded by the exons ATGCAACTTATAGTTTTCATTCGGCTGCTGCTCGTGGTAGCCGCCGTGGTAGCAA GTTCGCAGCCGCAGTCGTACTACTGCAAGCGATATGAAGCCGCTG TACAAAGCTCCCAGCATTGGTGCGAGAAACAGATTGGCATATTTCCCGCCTATTTCCTATGCTTATTCAGCTGCAACAAAAGACACCAATTGAG CGTTTTCGATTGCCATTTCCGCATCAAGGAAAAGAACAGCTATCCACTGTGCAATGATCTATACTGCAGCGCCGTGAGCATGCCCTTGCCCCCCCAGCCGACCACCACaacgccaccaccaccaacagctCCAACGGCATACACTACGAGTATTTGGCCATCGACAGTCAGTACACAACAATCCACCGAGGGAGTTTCCGACAGTTTAGCGACCGGAAACGGTACAACCAACGCTACGATCTCCAGTACGCCATTGGCGACCTCAGACGACTCAACAAGTGGCGAAAGCACCTCCAAAGCACCCGCTACAACAGTGTCAACAAGTCAAACCCAAAAAG ATGTATTTACAGATGAAGCAAAAGACGAACCATCAGATACATCAACCGTCTCACGAATAGACTCAACAGAATATAATACATCAGATGCACTTTCGgatgcagcaacagatgaATCAACAGATACATCAACCGTCTCACGAATAGACTCAACAGAATATACAACATCAGATGCACTTTCGgatgcagcaacagatgaATCAACAGATACATCAACCGTCTCACGAATAGACTCAACAGAATATACAACATCAGATGCACTTTCGgatgcagcaacagatgaATCAACAGATACATCAACCGTCTCACGAATAGACTCAACAGAATATACAACATCAGATGCACTTACGgatgcagcaacagatgaATCAACAGATACATCAACCGTCTCACGAATAGACTCAACAGAATATACAACATCAGATGCACTTACGgatgcagcaacagatgaATCAACAGATACATCAACCGTCTCACGAATAGACTCAACAGAATATACAACATCAGATGCACTTTCGgatgcagcaacagatgaATCAACAGATACATCAACCGTCTCACGAATAGACTCCACAGAATATACAACATCAGATACACTTTCGg atgcagcaacagatgaATCAACAGATACATCAACCGTCTCACGAATAGACTCAACAGAATATACAACATCAGATGCACTTTCGgatgcagcaacagatgaACCATCGGATACATCAACCGTCTCACGAATAGACTCAACAGAATATACAAC ATCAGATGCACTTACGg atgcagcaacagatgaATCAACAGATACATCAACCGTCTCACGAATAGACTCAACAGAATATACAACATCAGATGCACTTTCGgatgcagcaacagatgaACCATCGGATACATCAACCGTCTCACGAATAGACTCAACAGAATATACAACATCAgatgcagcaacagatgaATCAACAGATACATCAACCGTCTCACGAATAGACTCAACAGAATATACAACATCAGATGCACTTTCGgatgcagcaacagatgaATCAACAGATACATCAACCGTCTCACGAATAGACTCAACAGAATATACAACATCAGATGCACTTACGgatgcagcaacagatgaATCAACAGATACATCAACCGTCTCACGAATAGACTCAACAGAATATACAACATCAGATGCACTTTCGgatgcagcaacagatgaATCAACAGATAC ATCAACCGTCTCACGAATAGACTCAACAGAACAATCAACATCAGATGCATCAACAACAGATACAGCAACAGATGAACCATCAGATAGATCAACCGTCTCACGAATAGACTCAACAGAATATAATACATCTGATGCACCTACGgatgcagcaacagatgaACCATCGGATACATCCACCGTCTCACGAATAGACTCAACAGAATATAATACATCAGATGCACTTACAgatgcagcaacagatgaATCAACAGATACATCAACCGTCTCACGAATTGACTCAACAGAACAATCAACATCAGATGCATCAACAACAGATACAGCAACAGATGAACCATCAGATAGATCAACCGTCTCACGAATAGACTCAACAGAATATAATACATCTGATGCACCTACGgatgcagcaacagatgaACCATCGGATACATCCACCGTCTCACGAATAGACTCAACAGAATATAATACATCAGATGCACTTACAgatgcagcaacagatgaATCAACAGATACATCAACCGTCTCACGAATAGACTCAACAGAATATACAACATCAGATGCACTTACGgatgcagcaacagatgaACCATCGGATACATCAACCGTCTCACGAATAGACTCAACAGAATATACAACATCAGATGCACTTTCGgatgcagcaacagatgaATCAACAGATACATCAACCGTCTCACGAATAGACTCAACAGAATATACAACATCTGATGCACTTACGgatgcagcaacagatgaACCATCGGATACATCAACCGTCTCACGAATAGACTCAACAGAACAATCAACATCAGATGCATCAACAACAGATACAGCAACAGATGAACCATCAGATAGATCAACCGTCTCACGAATAGACTCAACAGAATATAATACATCTGATGCACCTACGgatgcagcaacagatgaACCATCGGATACATCCACCGTCTCACGAATAGACTCAACAGAATATAATACATCAGATGCACTTACAgatgcagcaacagatgaATCAACAGATACATCAACCGTCTCACGAATAGACTCAACAGAACAATCAACATCagatgcagcaacaacagataCAGCAACAGATGAACCAACAGATACATCAACCGTCTCACGAATAGACTCAACAGAATATACAACATCAGATGCACTTACAgatgcagcaacagatgaACCATCAGATGCATCAACCGTCTCACGAATAGACTCAACAGAACAATCAACATCagatgcagcaacaacagataCAGCAACAGATGAACCAACAGATACATCAACCGTCTCACGAATAGACTCAACAGAATATAATACATCAGATGCACTTACAGATACAGCATCAGATGAAACAACAGATACATCAACCGTCTCACGAATAGACTCAACAGAATATAATACATCAGATGCACTTACAgatgcagcaacagatgaATCAACAGATACATCAACCGTCTCACGAATAGACTCAACAGAACAATCAACATCagatgcagcaacaacagataCAGCAACAGATGAACCAACAGATACATCAACCGTCTCACGAATAGACTCAACAGAATATAATACATCAGATGCACTTACAGATACAGCATCAGATGAAACAACAGATACATCAACCGTCTCACGAATAGACTCAACAGAACAATCAACATCagatgcagcaacaacagataCAGCAACAGATGAACCAACAGATACATCAACCGTCTCACGAATAGACTCAACAGAATATAATACATCAGATGCACTTACAGATACAGCATCAGATGAAACAACAGATACATCAACCGTCTCACGAATAGACTCAACAGAATATAATACATCAGATGCACTTACAgatgcagcaacagatgaATCAACAGATACATCAACCGTCTCACGAATAGACTCAACAGAACAATCAACATCagatgcagcaacaacagataCAGCAACAGATGAACCAACAGATACATCAACCGTCTCACGAATAGACTCAACAGAATATAATACATCAGATGCACTTACAGATACAGCATCAGATGAAACAACAGATACATCAACCGTCTCACGAATAGACTCAACAGAATATAATACATCAGATGCACTTACAGATGCAGCAACAGATACATCAACCGTCTCACGAATAGACTCAACAGAACAATCAACATCagatgcagcaacaacagataCAGCAACAGATGAACCAACAGATACATCAACCGTCTCACGAATAGACTCAACAGAATATAATACATCAGATGCACTTACAGATACAGCATCAGATGAAACAACAGATACATCAACCGTCTCACGAATAGACTCAACAGAATATAATACATCAGATGCACTTACAgatgcagcaacagatgaATCAACAGATACATCAACCGTCTCACGAATAGACTCAACAGAACAATCAACATCagatgcagcaacaacagatacagcaacagatgaaccaacagatacatcaaccgtctcacgaatagactcaacagaatatacaacatcagatgcagcaacaacagataCAGCAACAGATGAACCATCAGATGCTTCAACCGTCTCACGAATAGACTCAACATAA
- the LOC117184836 gene encoding serine-rich adhesin for platelets-like isoform X5 encodes MQLIVFIRLLLVVAAVVASSQPQSYYCKRYEAAVQSSQHWCEKQIGIFPAYFLCLFSCNKRHQLSVFDCHFRIKEKNSYPLCNDLYCSAVSMPLPPQPTTTTPPPPTAPTAYTTSIWPSTVSTQQSTEGVSDSLATGNGTTNATISSTPLATSDDSTSGESTSKAPATTVSTSQTQKDVFTDEAKDEPSDTSTVSRIDSTEYNTSDALSDAATDESTDTSTVSRIDSTEYTTSDALSDAATDESTDTSTVSRIDSTEYTTSDALSDAATDESTDTSTVSRIDSTEYTTSDALTDAATDESTDTSTVSRIDSTEYTTSDALTDAATDESTDTSTVSRIDSTEYTTSDALSDAATDESTDTSTVSRIDSTEYTTSDTLSDAATDESTDTSTVSRIDSTEYTTSDALSDAATDEPSDTSTVSRIDSTEYTTSDAATDESTDTSTVSRIDSTEYTTSDALSDAATDESTDTSTVSRIDSTEYTTSDALSDAATDESTDTSTVSRIDSTEYTTSDALTDAATDESTDTSTVSRIDSTEYTTSDALSDAATDEPSDTSTVSRIDSTEYTTSDALSDAATDESTDTSTVSRIDSTEYTTSDALTDAATDESTDTSTVSRIDSTEYTTSDALSDAATDESTDTSTVSRIDSTEQSTSDASTTDTATDEPSDRSTVSRIDSTEYNTSDAPTDAATDEPSDTSTVSRIDSTEYNTSDALTDAATDESTDTSTVSRIDSTEQSTSDASTTDTATDEPSDRSTVSRIDSTEYNTSDAPTDAATDEPSDTSTVSRIDSTEYNTSDALTDAATDESTDTSTVSRIDSTEYTTSDALTDAATDEPSDTSTVSRIDSTEYTTSDALSDAATDESTDTSTVSRIDSTEYTTSDALTDAATDEPSDTSTVSRIDSTEQSTSDASTTDTATDEPSDRSTVSRIDSTEYNTSDAPTDAATDEPSDTSTVSRIDSTEYNTSDALTDAATDESTDTSTVSRIDSTEQSTSDAATTDTATDEPTDTSTVSRIDSTEYTTSDALTDAATDEPSDASTVSRIDSTEQSTSDAATTDTATDEPTDTSTVSRIDSTEYNTSDALTDTASDETTDTSTVSRIDSTEYNTSDALTDAATDESTDTSTVSRIDSTEQSTSDAATTDTATDEPTDTSTVSRIDSTEYNTSDALTDTASDETTDTSTVSRIDSTEQSTSDAATTDTATDEPTDTSTVSRIDSTEYNTSDALTDTASDETTDTSTVSRIDSTEYNTSDALTDAATDESTDTSTVSRIDSTEQSTSDAATTDTATDEPTDTSTVSRIDSTEYNTSDALTDTASDETTDTSTVSRIDSTEYNTSDALTDAATDTSTVSRIDSTEQSTSDAATTDTATDEPTDTSTVSRIDSTEYNTSDALTDTASDETTDTSTVSRIDSTEYNTSDALTDAATDESTDTSTVSRIDSTEQSTSDAATTDTATDEPTDTSTVSRIDSTEYTTSDAATTDTATDEPSDASTVSRIDST; translated from the exons ATGCAACTTATAGTTTTCATTCGGCTGCTGCTCGTGGTAGCCGCCGTGGTAGCAA GTTCGCAGCCGCAGTCGTACTACTGCAAGCGATATGAAGCCGCTG TACAAAGCTCCCAGCATTGGTGCGAGAAACAGATTGGCATATTTCCCGCCTATTTCCTATGCTTATTCAGCTGCAACAAAAGACACCAATTGAG CGTTTTCGATTGCCATTTCCGCATCAAGGAAAAGAACAGCTATCCACTGTGCAATGATCTATACTGCAGCGCCGTGAGCATGCCCTTGCCCCCCCAGCCGACCACCACaacgccaccaccaccaacagctCCAACGGCATACACTACGAGTATTTGGCCATCGACAGTCAGTACACAACAATCCACCGAGGGAGTTTCCGACAGTTTAGCGACCGGAAACGGTACAACCAACGCTACGATCTCCAGTACGCCATTGGCGACCTCAGACGACTCAACAAGTGGCGAAAGCACCTCCAAAGCACCCGCTACAACAGTGTCAACAAGTCAAACCCAAAAAG ATGTATTTACAGATGAAGCAAAAGACGAACCATCAGATACATCAACCGTCTCACGAATAGACTCAACAGAATATAATACATCAGATGCACTTTCGgatgcagcaacagatgaATCAACAGATACATCAACCGTCTCACGAATAGACTCAACAGAATATACAACATCAGATGCACTTTCGgatgcagcaacagatgaATCAACAGATACATCAACCGTCTCACGAATAGACTCAACAGAATATACAACATCAGATGCACTTTCGgatgcagcaacagatgaATCAACAGATACATCAACCGTCTCACGAATAGACTCAACAGAATATACAACATCAGATGCACTTACGgatgcagcaacagatgaATCAACAGATACATCAACCGTCTCACGAATAGACTCAACAGAATATACAACATCAGATGCACTTACGgatgcagcaacagatgaATCAACAGATACATCAACCGTCTCACGAATAGACTCAACAGAATATACAACATCAGATGCACTTTCGgatgcagcaacagatgaATCAACAGATACATCAACCGTCTCACGAATAGACTCCACAGAATATACAACATCAGATACACTTTCGg atgcagcaacagatgaATCAACAGATACATCAACCGTCTCACGAATAGACTCAACAGAATATACAACATCAGATGCACTTTCGgatgcagcaacagatgaACCATCGGATACATCAACCGTCTCACGAATAGACTCAACAGAATATACAACATCAgatgcagcaacagatgaATCAACAGATACATCAACCGTCTCACGAATAGACTCAACAGAATATACAACATCAGATGCACTTTCGgatgcagcaacagatgaATCAACAGATACATCAACCGTCTCACGAATAGACTCAACAGAATATACAACATCAGATGCACTTTCGgatgcagcaacagatgaATCAACAGATACATCAACCGTCTCACGAATAGACTCAACAGAATATACAACATCAGATGCACTTACGgatgcagcaacagatgaatcaacagatac ATCAACCGTCTCACGAATAGACTCAACAGAATATACAACATCAGATGCACTTTCGgatgcagcaacagatgaACCATCGGATACATCAACCGTCTCACGAATAGACTCAACAGAATATACAAC ATCAGATGCACTTTCGgatgcagcaacagatgaATCAACAGATACATCAACCGTCTCACGAATAGACTCAACAGAATATACAACATCAGATGCACTTACGgatgcagcaacagatgaATCAACAGATACATCAACCGTCTCACGAATAGACTCAACAGAATATACAACATCAGATGCACTTTCGgatgcagcaacagatgaATCAACAGATAC ATCAACCGTCTCACGAATAGACTCAACAGAACAATCAACATCAGATGCATCAACAACAGATACAGCAACAGATGAACCATCAGATAGATCAACCGTCTCACGAATAGACTCAACAGAATATAATACATCTGATGCACCTACGgatgcagcaacagatgaACCATCGGATACATCCACCGTCTCACGAATAGACTCAACAGAATATAATACATCAGATGCACTTACAgatgcagcaacagatgaATCAACAGATACATCAACCGTCTCACGAATTGACTCAACAGAACAATCAACATCAGATGCATCAACAACAGATACAGCAACAGATGAACCATCAGATAGATCAACCGTCTCACGAATAGACTCAACAGAATATAATACATCTGATGCACCTACGgatgcagcaacagatgaACCATCGGATACATCCACCGTCTCACGAATAGACTCAACAGAATATAATACATCAGATGCACTTACAgatgcagcaacagatgaATCAACAGATACATCAACCGTCTCACGAATAGACTCAACAGAATATACAACATCAGATGCACTTACGgatgcagcaacagatgaACCATCGGATACATCAACCGTCTCACGAATAGACTCAACAGAATATACAACATCAGATGCACTTTCGgatgcagcaacagatgaATCAACAGATACATCAACCGTCTCACGAATAGACTCAACAGAATATACAACATCTGATGCACTTACGgatgcagcaacagatgaACCATCGGATACATCAACCGTCTCACGAATAGACTCAACAGAACAATCAACATCAGATGCATCAACAACAGATACAGCAACAGATGAACCATCAGATAGATCAACCGTCTCACGAATAGACTCAACAGAATATAATACATCTGATGCACCTACGgatgcagcaacagatgaACCATCGGATACATCCACCGTCTCACGAATAGACTCAACAGAATATAATACATCAGATGCACTTACAgatgcagcaacagatgaATCAACAGATACATCAACCGTCTCACGAATAGACTCAACAGAACAATCAACATCagatgcagcaacaacagataCAGCAACAGATGAACCAACAGATACATCAACCGTCTCACGAATAGACTCAACAGAATATACAACATCAGATGCACTTACAgatgcagcaacagatgaACCATCAGATGCATCAACCGTCTCACGAATAGACTCAACAGAACAATCAACATCagatgcagcaacaacagataCAGCAACAGATGAACCAACAGATACATCAACCGTCTCACGAATAGACTCAACAGAATATAATACATCAGATGCACTTACAGATACAGCATCAGATGAAACAACAGATACATCAACCGTCTCACGAATAGACTCAACAGAATATAATACATCAGATGCACTTACAgatgcagcaacagatgaATCAACAGATACATCAACCGTCTCACGAATAGACTCAACAGAACAATCAACATCagatgcagcaacaacagataCAGCAACAGATGAACCAACAGATACATCAACCGTCTCACGAATAGACTCAACAGAATATAATACATCAGATGCACTTACAGATACAGCATCAGATGAAACAACAGATACATCAACCGTCTCACGAATAGACTCAACAGAACAATCAACATCagatgcagcaacaacagataCAGCAACAGATGAACCAACAGATACATCAACCGTCTCACGAATAGACTCAACAGAATATAATACATCAGATGCACTTACAGATACAGCATCAGATGAAACAACAGATACATCAACCGTCTCACGAATAGACTCAACAGAATATAATACATCAGATGCACTTACAgatgcagcaacagatgaATCAACAGATACATCAACCGTCTCACGAATAGACTCAACAGAACAATCAACATCagatgcagcaacaacagataCAGCAACAGATGAACCAACAGATACATCAACCGTCTCACGAATAGACTCAACAGAATATAATACATCAGATGCACTTACAGATACAGCATCAGATGAAACAACAGATACATCAACCGTCTCACGAATAGACTCAACAGAATATAATACATCAGATGCACTTACAGATGCAGCAACAGATACATCAACCGTCTCACGAATAGACTCAACAGAACAATCAACATCagatgcagcaacaacagataCAGCAACAGATGAACCAACAGATACATCAACCGTCTCACGAATAGACTCAACAGAATATAATACATCAGATGCACTTACAGATACAGCATCAGATGAAACAACAGATACATCAACCGTCTCACGAATAGACTCAACAGAATATAATACATCAGATGCACTTACAgatgcagcaacagatgaATCAACAGATACATCAACCGTCTCACGAATAGACTCAACAGAACAATCAACATCagatgcagcaacaacagatacagcaacagatgaaccaacagatacatcaaccgtctcacgaatagactcaacagaatatacaacatcagatgcagcaacaacagataCAGCAACAGATGAACCATCAGATGCTTCAACCGTCTCACGAATAGACTCAACATAA